The Nostoc sp. NIES-3756 DNA window GAGTTTTACTACGCCGAAGCCTATCATCAGCAATACCTAGCTAAAAATCCCAATGGTTATTGCGGTTTAGGTGGGACGAATGTTTCTTGTCCTGTGGGTGTGTTTGAGTCTTCGGTGAATGGGTAGAGTTGGAGATGAGGGAGATGAGGGAGATGTGGTTCGACTGCGCTCACCAATCGGGAGATGAGGGAGATGAGGGAGATAAAACTTTCTTCGCTTTTCACTTCCTACCCAGCACTCAGCACTCTCAACTCAGCACTCTCAACTCAGCACTCTCAACTCAGCACTCTCAACTCAGCACTCTCAACTCAGCACTCAGCACTCCTAAAAGACTGATTTGAGTAGGAAAAACGCACCTACCCACAACATAATACTAACGGGTGCGCCTATTAAAATGCCGGCGATCGCCCAGCCGCGCTGATGGGCTTGGAAATGTTCGATACTGCGCCAGCGTCTACTTTTCCAAGCCCACTCGTTACCTTTTGCGCCTAAGGCGATCGTTGTAATCCAACCAACTTGGGGTATAAAACAAAATAAGCCCACCCATACTTGATTAGTCCACAACCATACCCAAGGGAGTAAAAACGCGCCCCAGTTCCAACCCAAAATTTCTTCTGGCACTTCTTCATAAATATTATTAATGCCACAACCAGAATTATTAATGAATTTTTTTGCTGGAACTGAACGCTGATTTTTGGTTGATTTAACTATGCCGGATTTGAGAGTATCTAAAGCTTGACGTGCATTAGTAAAACGTTTTTCTGGTGCTGGCTCTGTTAGCTTTTGTAACCAGCCTACAAAACCAGGACTGAGATTCACAAGATTAGTAAATTGTAGGCGTAAATCTTGCTGGGGTAATTCAGCCGGAGGAATATTAGTTAACAGATGAATTAAAGTTGCTCCGAGTGCATACAAATCTGATGCGGGAACAGCACGACCACCATATTGTTCCATCGGTGCATAACCGTAAGTCCCTACAACGGTAAAAGTTACCCCTTCTTTAGCAGCTTTGTCTTGAACTGCACCAAAATCTACTAAATAAATCTGCTCATCCTCACCCCAAATTAAATTACTGGGTTTAATATCTCGATGCAAAACACCGGGGTTTAACTCATGTAAATATATGAGAATTTTTAACAACTCAGCCGCGATTTTCTTCGCTTGCTTTTCCGTAAATCTTTTACCATCAGCTAATTTCTCTTTGAGCGATTCCCCAGGAATATATTCCTGTACTAAACCAAACCACAATGAGCGGTCATCAATGCAGAAATAATCAATATATTGAGGAATGCGGGGATGATTAAGATGCTTGAGAATTTGTACTTCCCGTTCAAAAAGTTTTAGGTCATCCCACTGTACACTACCACCAAAAGCCAGGAGCTTAACTACAACTAGCGCATTTTCAGGATCAGCCGCTTGTAAGTCTTTGGCTAACCAAGTTTGCCTTATGCCATTATTACCTAGTTGACGTTGGACTTGATAACGGTCGTGCAATATTTGTTCTAGTTGCAGCATCTAGACACCTGCTAGCAATTTACGTAAAAGTAATTCCCCTAATATTTAGGATAGTCAAAAATTAGGGGAGTCGGCAGTAGGTAGTAGGGAGTTAGTATTTCTTGATTTTGAATCAATATACTTTCTATCGTGTTTCGGGAAAATTCACCCTAGAGATAGATGAACTGCAATAAGTATAGTAAAATCGGCTGATTTTTGTCGAAATTTTGTAGTATTTATTTTAAATATCGGCTACTTTGTAATAGTTAAGAATAGCAAACTATAGCTCTCGATCAACCGAGCTTTCGCATCTTGATTCGGGGACTATCACCGTGATCCACGAGATGAACTCTAAGATTTACGAAAATCTCTTTATTGGCGATAGTGAGATGGCGGCGCTGATGCGATCGCACGATTGGGTGCAAACGCCGCTCGGTGCAGTGGAAACATGGTCACAGAGCTTGAAAACGGCTGTGCGGATTATGTTGACATCTCGCCAAGCTATGTTTGTCTGGTGGGGTGACGAACTAATCAATTTATACAACGATGCCTATAGAGCCATTCTCGGTGGTAAACATCCAGAAGCGTTAGGAAAGCCTGCGGCGATCGTTTGGCGAGAAATTTGGCATCAAGTAGGGCCGCGTGCAGAAACAGCGCTTTTTCAAAATCAAGGAACCTACGATGAAGCGCTATTGCTGATTATGGAGCGCAATGGCTACCCCGAGGAAACTTACTACACTTTTTCCTATAGCCCTGTGCCGAATGATGATGGTAGCACCGGCGGCATTATCTGTGCCAATACAGAGGATACACCCCGGATTATTGGGGAGCGGCAATTAGCACTGTTAAAAGAACTGGCAGCCAAAACAGCAGACGCACGCACATTTGAGCAAGCCTGCATTCTCAGCACAAGCTGTCTGGCAACCAACCCCTACGACCTGCCGTTTGCCATGATTTATTTGGTTGACTCGGAACGGCAATGTGTCACCTTAGCGGGAACCTGCGGAATTGAGCGAGGACACCTAGAAGTTCCCGAAACTATTGCCCTGGAAGATGATTCATGGCACTTAGCCGAGGTGTTATCAACTCATCAACCCTATATAATTTCTGATTTAAGACAATTTGGTGATTTGCCGACAGGAGTCTGGAATAGACCACCCCAGCAAGCAGCCGTAGTTGCGATCGCACCCTCAGGACGCACAGGCAAAGCTGGGGTATTGGTGGCAGCTTTAAACCCATTCCGGTTATTTGATGATAACTACCAAGGATTCCTGAATCTTGTATCAGCCCAAATTGCTGCCAGCATTGCCAATGCTCAAGCGTATGAGGAAGAACGCAAACGCGCCGAAGCTCTAGCAGAACTAGACCACGCCAAAACCACCTTTTTTAGTAATGTTTCTCACGAATTTCGGACTCCCTTAACTTTAATGTTGAGTCCGTTAGAAGACCTCTTAGCAGCAGATGACTTGCCAGCAGAGCAACAGCAAGAGTTAAGCTTGATTCATCGCAACGGCTTACGCTTATTGAAGTTGGTCAATACCCTCTTAGATTTTTCGCGGATAGAAGCAGGACGGGTGCAAGCAGTTTATGAACCGACAGACTTAGCCGCTTTCACTGCCGAATTAGCTAGTATTTTTCGCTCAGCGATTGAGCAGGCAGGGTTACAGTACATCATCAACTGTGAACCACTGGCAGAACCCGTGTATGTTGATCGCCAAATGTGGGAGAAGATTATTCTTAATCTACTCTCGAATGCCTTTAAGTTTACCTTTGCTGGGGCGATCGCCATTACTCTCCAACAGGCACAACAACAGGTAGAATTAACAGTAAGTGATACGGGAATCGGTATTCCTCAATCAGAATTACCCCTCTTGTTTGAGCGATTTCACCGTGTCGAGGGAGCGCGGGGCAGAACTCAAGAAGGTTCAGGAATTGGGTTGGCCTTAGTTCAGGAATTAGTGCGGTTACATGGTGGTCAGGTGCAGGTTGCCAGTATAGAAGGCCAAGGTACAACCTTTACTATCACCATTCCTGTAGGCACATCCCATTTACCACCCGATAGAATCCAAGCAACACGCACTCAAGTTTCCACCGCTTTGGGTGCTGCTCCTTATATTGAGGAAGCCTTGCGGTGGTTGCCCCAAGAGAGTGAGGGGAGTATTCGCCTAGCATCTGATAGGGAAGATTTCTTCGATAGTGACTCTTTTTCTCCTCCAGCCTCCTCAGTTTCCCCAACCCCCCCAGCCCAGATTCTGCTGGTGGATGACAACGCAGATATGCGGGAGTATGTGCGGCGATTGTTGAGTAGGTATTATGTAGTAGAGGCGGCAACTGACGGAATAGCGGCGTTAGAGGTAATTGCTCATCATCTTCCAGATTTAGTGCTGACAGATGTGATGATGCCACGCATGGACGGCTTTGGTCTACTTAATGCCTTGCGCAGTGACAGTCGCACCAGGGAAATTCCGATTATTTTGCTTTCTGCTAGAGCCGGAGAAGAAGCCAAAGTTGAAGGATTAGCAGCCGGAGCCGATGATTATCTCATCAAGCCCTTTTCCGCGCGGGAATTGTTGGCGCGAGTTGAGGCAACTTTGAAGCTGTCCCAATTGCGGCGAGATGCGATGCAGCAGGAGCAGAAGTTGCGATTTGAAGCCCAAAAGGCAAAACAGCATGTAGAAACTATCTTGTCAAGTATTAATGATGGGTTTTATGTACTTGACCGCGACTGGCGATATATCTACGTTAACGATCGCCTATGTGAGATTCTGAGGATGAAGCGTGAGCAAATTCTTAATCACAGCATTTGGGACTTGTTCGCCGATACCGTTGATACTGATGTTTATATTCAATTCCACCGCGCGTTTAATGAGCAAAAACCAGTCCAGTTTGAGTATTTTTATGCTACTTGGAATTGTTGGTATGAACACCGGGTTTATCCTTCACCCGATGGGCTGACGGTTTTTGCGGCTGATATCACCGAACGCAAACAAGGCGAACTCGAACGAGAACAATTACTTGGCCGTGAACGCCACTACGTTAATCAATTGCAGGGATTAACTACAGCTGCCCTGGCAATCAATTCTGCCCTTTCTGTAGAACAGGTGTTGCAGGTAATTACAGATCAAGCAGCATCTATCATTGGTACTCACCAGTGTGTTACCAGTATGACGATTGACCAGAACTGGGTGCAGGCAATTACAGCCATCTATTTATCCGATAAGTATGCTCAGTGGCGCAATTACCATGAAAAGCCAGATGGGTCTGGGATCTATGCTTGTGTGTGCCATCTCAATCGCCCCATGCGGATGACTCAAGTCGAACTCGAGGCAGATCCCCATTGGCAAGGTTTTGGCAAACAAGCAAAAAATCATCCACCGATGCGGGGTTGGCTGGCTGCGCCCTTGGTGGGGCGTAACGGGCAGAACATTGGCTTAATTCAGCTTTCCGACAAATACGCAGAGGAATTTACCGCCGCCGACGAAGCCATTTTGGTGCAGTTAGCGCAAATGGCCTCCGTTGCCGTGGAAAATGCCCGATTATACGAAGCCGAACAGCAAGCACGGGAACAAGCCCAAGCAGCCAACCGCATTAAAGATGAATTTTTAGCGGTATTGTCCCACGAATTGCGATCGCCTCTTAACCCGATTCTCGGTTGGGCAAGGTTACTGCAAGGTGGCAAATTAGATGAAGCCAAAGCCAAACAAGCTGTAACCATCATTGAGCGTAATGCCAAGTTGCAAGTCGAGTTGATTGAAGACCTGTTGGATATCTCGCGGATTTTGCGAGGGAAAATTAGGCTGACAATCAGTCCAGTTAATCTAGTATCAGTGATTAAAGCGGCAATGGAAACCGTGCGACTCGCCGCCGAAGCTAACTCTATTCGCCTAGATGTGAATATTGATGAAGAAGTAGGATTGGTTGCTGGCGACTCAACCCGCTTACAGCAAGTGATGTGGAATTTGCTCTCCAACGCTGTTAAATTTACACCGACTGGTGGTTTAGTTGAGGTAGGTTTAACAAAAGTTGGCAATAAAGCACAAATCACCGTGAAGGATACAGGCAAAGGTATTTCTGCCGATTTTCTCCCTTACGTATTTGATTATTTCCGCCAAGCCGATAGCGCTACTACTCGTAAGTTTGGTGGTTTGGGTTTGGGTTTGGCAATTGTACATCACCTAGTCGAGTTACATGGCGGTACTATTGAAGCTGAAAGCCAAGGTGAAGGTATGGGCGCTACATTCACCCTCAAATTACCACTGATGCCTACTCAGCCAGATGTCCATCAACATTCGCCATCCTTAGAAGCATCTCTAGGGCTACATGGTATCCAAATTTTAGTAGTTGATGATGATACTGATACACGAGATTTTGTAACTTTTGTCTTGGAACAAGCAGGAGCAAAAGTCATCACAGCTACTTCCGCCCTTGAGGCATTAACAGTATTAACCAAATCCCCGCCAGATGTCTTAGTCAGCGACATCGGTATGCCTGACATGGATGGTTATATGCTGATGCGGCAAGTAAGAGCCTTACCACCAGAACAAGGCAGTAATATACCCGCGATCGCCCTCACAGCCTATGCTGGAGAAATGAACGAAAAGCAGGCTCTCAAAGCTGGTTTTCAAAAGCATGTTTCTAAGCCTGTAGACCCTGAGAATTTAATTAAGGCGATCGTTAACTTGATGGGAGTGATATTAATTCGTAATTCGTAATTCGTAATTCGTAATTCGTAATAAACTGCTGCAAAGGTTACTTTAAGTAATTAATACTATTGAGAATGCAAAGAATATTTAATTTAATTTGATTTACAAATTTCTTTTTAATCCATTTTGTTAGAATTAATATCTAGGTTTCCTAGAAATTCTTGAAGAAATCAAATATTTAATTATGGTTATGCGTTTTTCTATAATTGCAGCTACCTTCGTAACTGCTAGTGTTAGTTTAGGTACGCTTTTTGCTGTTACAGCCCCTGCTTCAGCCCAAGAGATTATCAGCTGTTCGAGCTATGATAATCGGACAAATACTTGTGCCGTACCTCCAGGCAGAGTGAGACTGGTTAGACAGTTATCCGATGCCAGTTGTAGAGGAAATTGGGGTTCTAGAGGCAATAGAATTTGGGTAAGAAATGGTTGCCGTGCTGAGTTCGTAGTTGGGAATGACAGAAACAACAGAAACGGCAGATATTATCGAAACGGTAGAGATGATAGGTATTATCGGAATGGTAGAGACGGCAGATATTACCGCAACGACAGAGACGGCAGATATTACCGCAACGATAGAGACGGCAGGTATGACCGCAATAATAGATATGATATATATGACAGGAATGGCAGAGATGACATAGATGACAGGTATTACCAAGACTATAGGTATAACAGAGACCGCAGATAATTAATCAACTGGGTATTTCATTAATAAAAGTAAAGAAATACCCAGTTAAATTTTGCAGATAAATAAATTTCCTGATCAAGTGTTTAAAAGTACGGACATTAATAAGAAACTAGATGGAGTACATCTCGCACTACACTGTAGCCATTCAAATCCCAAAGTAAATAAGCAAGAAAGCCAATCATGGCAAAACGGCCATTCCAAAGTTCAGCTTGAGGAGTAAATCCCAAATCACCAGCATTACGGTCTTTGCCATTGTATGCAGTTTCAGTTTTATCGCTGGGGTAAAGTGTCATTGTGAAAATTCCTAAATAATATAATTACGTTTCTTATAGTATTTACTTAAATACTTAGGATTATCTGTCTGTAGTGTCAAATATTAAGTAAACCTAGAGAAGTAAATAAGATAAGAAAATCAACAATTATATAATTTTTATTGAGTTATGAGAAAGAAAATTTTATTCCTAATTATAGGGTGAAATCATACATTAGTAGGGTGGGCATTGCCCACCTATTTACTACAGCGCAGACTACGCCAATTGAGTTGTTATCATCTGAGCTACTGTGTGTAAAGCATTATTTACTTTACCAAAAGCTGCGGCATGGGGGCGATCGCCATCATCAGCGTAACCATAGGTAATTAAGCGATTGCGGTTTAAGCACAGCTTGGTAAATTGGGGTGCAAGCAGGTTAAATAACTCATATCTGTCCTGCATTTCGGGAAAACGGCTTTGATAATTTAAGATTGTCTCTCTCACTTTTGTCCAGAAGGTATGTTCTGGGTAGTTGTGGTAGTCTGCTAATAAATCAGACAGATAACGATGGTGACAGATGAATAAACCAGCAAAGATAAATTGACATAATCCTTCGGGTGGTTCACTCAACAAGATAGCTTTTAGTTGTGGTGTTAAATTCTCTAATTCTGGTAAGGGATGACGGCTGATATTGACATCATCGACAAAATCCTTCATTGCCAAGCGATGGGGTACATAATTCTTCAGCACCAAAATTGTATTTTCACCGTGAGGGGAGAACACCACACCGTAGCGGTAGAGATAGTGGAGGAGCGGGGGTAAGATTGTGTTGAATAATTGCGATAGCCACTCATCCAAGGTGAGTCCAGAACGTTCTACGAGTTGGGAGACAAAGGGTTTACCGTTACCATCAATATGTAATAGGGAGGCTAAAGTAATCGGCTGTTCCTCTGGTTCAGTGTAAGCAAGTACGCTTTCCCGCCACAGACAACCCAACATTTCCTTATATTGATAAGGTGCGCCTGAGAGTTGGCTGTAGTAAGGATGATCGTAGTTGATAGTGGCAATTTCACCAGGAAGAATTAAGCGACACTCATCTTTAAGGAAAGAATCGCGATCGCAAATCGACTTCACCCACTCTGTGACAAGGGGTGCAATTTCTGTTCTTTCCCCTGGTAAACCACGGTAAACCAAAGTATTCAAAATACTTAGGGGTAACTTGACATACCTTTTTCGCGGATGGCTGATATTAGCAAAGGTGCGAATTGATTGTTGGGGTAAATATTTATCCTGGCTGTAGCCTAGAGGGATAATTGCACCTGTGGCTATTTCTTCTACAAACAACAGTGTAATAATATTTTTCCATTGCCAATCATGAACGGGAAGAAAGTAATAATCGGCAGGGTTGAGATTGCGTGTTTGTAAGACGGCTGTAAATTGAGCGAGATTCTCTGCGCCTAACTCTTCTTCGATGAGGGTAATATAATCTAATCCTGGGATGGCGTTAAATTGTGCGCGTTCCCCACTCACCGCAATCCAAAATAGGGAAACTGGGTTTTTACTTTCGGGTGCGTGAGCTAAGTAATCATCATAGCCGAAACCGATGCGTCCTTTATTGAAGGTTATCCACGGGTGTCCTTCCATTTCCCCTTCTAAGGAGGGATAGTCTAAGTTGAGTAAGTCGATATTTTGGCTTTCTTTTTTGGCTTGGATGTGAGTGTCAGCGAGTAAGGTATTACTTAATTCTTTGATTAAATGTGCTGTAGTTTCCGGTGTCATCCCGACAACTGTATGAATATCGAGGACGAATTGTAAGGGGTTAAAAACTGGGGATAATTCTCCTGCTTCTCGTCGTTGAATGGATGTGGGAATGACGCGGTAACTATCAAATAAGCGTTTTTTGGCTTGGAAGTTATAAGCAACGCCTTCTGGGAGGGGGAGGTGGTAGAGAGTGTATGCTGATGTTTGTTCTATGACTTCCGGTTTGATGATTTCCTCATACATGAACTCGGAAAGCATTTTGGCAAGGAGTTTTTGGCTAACCGTTTGCCAGCGTTGGGGTTGGAGAATTTGTGTTAGGTTTTGCATTTTGTTGTTGGGTATTTAATACCAATTCGTAATTCGTAATGGGCTACGCCCCGCTTCTCTACGAGACGCTACGCGAACGCTAACGTAATTCGTAATTAAGAAACACCTTCTGCCTGCTGTCTTCTGCTTCCTGCCTTCGGAAAGTAACGAAAGAACAAGAGGTTTAAGCAGCAAATGATTGTGGCGGCGATGAAGGGGGAAGCTAGGTTTTGGGTATTGACTAGCCAAGAGGCGAGGAGGGGTGCGCCTAGATGTCCGATGTTGGCAAAGGCAGTAACTAGGCTGTAGTTGAAGTGGAGGTGTTTGGCTGTACTTTGGTTGAATATTTGCAGTTCTAGGGTGGCTTGGGTAACGGCGAGGAAGAAGCCGTAAACTATCCGCGCCAAAATGAGTAAGGGGAGGTTGAATGGTAATCCTTGTAAGCCTAAGCTGAGAATTAACAGGCTCAAGCCTCCTATGTAGATGGTGTTGAGGCGTTCGGGACGACAGGCTTGACGGATGTAGGGTAAAGCAGCGATCGCCATTACACTAGGTATCAGAAATAACAAGCTGCTGGTGAGCAGGTTGACGTTTAATGGTGCGGCGGTGACATACTCTGTAAAGTAGGGACGAACTAAATTATTTGCTAGTTGAAAGGTGAGGATGACTATACCGATAGTGATAACGTAACCTATTTGGTTTGGTACTATTTGATTGTCTGCTTGTTGTTCATGGCGTTGAGTAGATACGCCTCGCAACATATAAGCACAGATGGCAAGTTGTACAATATCGGCTACGGCAATGCCGTAGAATAATCTTAAAGGGGTGTCTATATTGACCATCCACGCACCAACAATGGTGGCGATGATAATTGCACCATGAAACACAGCTTGGTATGTGCCGGCGATCGCAGCTCGTTTTTCTTCTCCACCCAGTTGGATAATTAAGGGATACACTAGCAGATAGCTGCTTTTACACAGTAGGAGCAATATTGTATATGTTAAAAATTGCTCTGCACTAGTGCTTGTACCCATTAAGGCAGTCATCACAGCCGTACCCAATTGACCAACATATAGTAGGTGTTTGACTTCAAAACGGCGTGATAACATACCCCACACAGGCGCAGCCAGTACCACAGTTAACCGACATATGAAAATGTAGTAACCGGTATAGGCTAAATCTGTTACGCCGAAAACTTTACGGAAAAACTGAGGGTAAAAAGGTGAGAGTAAAACCTCATTGAAAATACTCAAGAACACACATAAAAATAGTGCGCCGGAAATCAGGGGTAGCCGATGCTTCATGAGACTACACCGAATTGCTGGAAGACATTACGCTGTTGTGTGGGGTAAACGTCGCGTCCTGTTAAGGAGTTAATAATTACAGAGTTGCGATAACAGCCTAAACCCAAATCTGGCGCACCTATACCGTGGGTGTGTAACTCAGCGTTTTGGACGAAAATGCGGTTGGGAATGTCTTGGGTAAGGGAGAGGTGATAGTCAAAATTTACCTGGTAGCGTCCTTTTTCATCCCATTGGATTAAATCGCGGATATCTGCAATAAAATTAGGTATAGCGTGATGGTAGCCAGTAGCTAAGATAATGCGATCGCATTCGTGAATAAATGGTTGATTTTGATGAGAATGGCGATAGGTAAGGCGATAACCATTATCAGTGTGTTCTACTTCTTTAACCTCTACCCCAGACAGTAACCTGACATTGGGGTAATTATCGGCGACGGAACGCTCATAAAGCAAGTCGTATATTTTGGCGATGGTGTGAAAGCTAATTCCCTTGTACAGCAAACCTTGTCTAGTTAAGAGTTCATCTCGCTGTTCTGGTTGCAGGTGGTAGAAATAATGGATGTAGTCTGGAGAAAAATGTTCTAACCCCAATTTAGAATACTCCATTGGGAAAAAGCCAGAAGAACGGGTATGCCATTCTAGACGATAACCATAGTTTTCTTGTGCTTGCAGTAGTTCATAGAAAACCTCGGCTGCACTTTGTCCAGAACCAATGACTGTAATTGATTTGGCTTGATGACAGTTGGCTTTTTGGTGGAGAAATTCGGCTGAGTGAAAGATATTTTCTGAGGCTACATTACGGAAACAAGGCGGTATGTAGGGAACAGAACCAACGCCTAAAACTAAATTGCGGCAACGGTAGGTAAAGTTGTTACCAGAAACTAGAAATTCTTTATTTTCTGCATCCCAAGAAATCTTAGTTACTTGTTGTCCAAAATAACAATTTGGTAATTGATTTGCCACCCATTGACAGTAATCATTATACTCTCTCCTGGGTATATGAAACTCCTCCCAAAAGTAAAAATGATAGAGACGAGATTTAGCTTTAAGGTAACTAAGAAAGCTGAATTTACTGCTAGGTTCAGCCATTGTTACCAAGTCAGCTAAAAACGGTACTTGTATAGTTGCACCTTCAATTAATAACCCTGGATGCCATTGAAATTTAGGTTTCTGTTCGAGGAATAAAGACTTAATTTCTGTGATAGGTTCTAACAGTGCAGCCAAACCTAAATTAAACGGGCCAAGACCAATACCGATGATATCATAAACACAATTGCTCATGCTTGCCACCTGTGAAAAAATAATTG harbors:
- a CDS encoding DUF3011 domain-containing protein codes for the protein MVMRFSIIAATFVTASVSLGTLFAVTAPASAQEIISCSSYDNRTNTCAVPPGRVRLVRQLSDASCRGNWGSRGNRIWVRNGCRAEFVVGNDRNNRNGRYYRNGRDDRYYRNGRDGRYYRNDRDGRYYRNDRDGRYDRNNRYDIYDRNGRDDIDDRYYQDYRYNRDRR
- a CDS encoding MFS transporter, coding for MKHRLPLISGALFLCVFLSIFNEVLLSPFYPQFFRKVFGVTDLAYTGYYIFICRLTVVLAAPVWGMLSRRFEVKHLLYVGQLGTAVMTALMGTSTSAEQFLTYTILLLLCKSSYLLVYPLIIQLGGEEKRAAIAGTYQAVFHGAIIIATIVGAWMVNIDTPLRLFYGIAVADIVQLAICAYMLRGVSTQRHEQQADNQIVPNQIGYVITIGIVILTFQLANNLVRPYFTEYVTAAPLNVNLLTSSLLFLIPSVMAIAALPYIRQACRPERLNTIYIGGLSLLILSLGLQGLPFNLPLLILARIVYGFFLAVTQATLELQIFNQSTAKHLHFNYSLVTAFANIGHLGAPLLASWLVNTQNLASPFIAATIICCLNLLFFRYFPKAGSRRQQAEGVS
- a CDS encoding serine/threonine protein kinase, translating into MLQLEQILHDRYQVQRQLGNNGIRQTWLAKDLQAADPENALVVVKLLAFGGSVQWDDLKLFEREVQILKHLNHPRIPQYIDYFCIDDRSLWFGLVQEYIPGESLKEKLADGKRFTEKQAKKIAAELLKILIYLHELNPGVLHRDIKPSNLIWGEDEQIYLVDFGAVQDKAAKEGVTFTVVGTYGYAPMEQYGGRAVPASDLYALGATLIHLLTNIPPAELPQQDLRLQFTNLVNLSPGFVGWLQKLTEPAPEKRFTNARQALDTLKSGIVKSTKNQRSVPAKKFINNSGCGINNIYEEVPEEILGWNWGAFLLPWVWLWTNQVWVGLFCFIPQVGWITTIALGAKGNEWAWKSRRWRSIEHFQAHQRGWAIAGILIGAPVSIMLWVGAFFLLKSVF
- a CDS encoding ATP-binding protein, which produces MNSKIYENLFIGDSEMAALMRSHDWVQTPLGAVETWSQSLKTAVRIMLTSRQAMFVWWGDELINLYNDAYRAILGGKHPEALGKPAAIVWREIWHQVGPRAETALFQNQGTYDEALLLIMERNGYPEETYYTFSYSPVPNDDGSTGGIICANTEDTPRIIGERQLALLKELAAKTADARTFEQACILSTSCLATNPYDLPFAMIYLVDSERQCVTLAGTCGIERGHLEVPETIALEDDSWHLAEVLSTHQPYIISDLRQFGDLPTGVWNRPPQQAAVVAIAPSGRTGKAGVLVAALNPFRLFDDNYQGFLNLVSAQIAASIANAQAYEEERKRAEALAELDHAKTTFFSNVSHEFRTPLTLMLSPLEDLLAADDLPAEQQQELSLIHRNGLRLLKLVNTLLDFSRIEAGRVQAVYEPTDLAAFTAELASIFRSAIEQAGLQYIINCEPLAEPVYVDRQMWEKIILNLLSNAFKFTFAGAIAITLQQAQQQVELTVSDTGIGIPQSELPLLFERFHRVEGARGRTQEGSGIGLALVQELVRLHGGQVQVASIEGQGTTFTITIPVGTSHLPPDRIQATRTQVSTALGAAPYIEEALRWLPQESEGSIRLASDREDFFDSDSFSPPASSVSPTPPAQILLVDDNADMREYVRRLLSRYYVVEAATDGIAALEVIAHHLPDLVLTDVMMPRMDGFGLLNALRSDSRTREIPIILLSARAGEEAKVEGLAAGADDYLIKPFSARELLARVEATLKLSQLRRDAMQQEQKLRFEAQKAKQHVETILSSINDGFYVLDRDWRYIYVNDRLCEILRMKREQILNHSIWDLFADTVDTDVYIQFHRAFNEQKPVQFEYFYATWNCWYEHRVYPSPDGLTVFAADITERKQGELEREQLLGRERHYVNQLQGLTTAALAINSALSVEQVLQVITDQAASIIGTHQCVTSMTIDQNWVQAITAIYLSDKYAQWRNYHEKPDGSGIYACVCHLNRPMRMTQVELEADPHWQGFGKQAKNHPPMRGWLAAPLVGRNGQNIGLIQLSDKYAEEFTAADEAILVQLAQMASVAVENARLYEAEQQAREQAQAANRIKDEFLAVLSHELRSPLNPILGWARLLQGGKLDEAKAKQAVTIIERNAKLQVELIEDLLDISRILRGKIRLTISPVNLVSVIKAAMETVRLAAEANSIRLDVNIDEEVGLVAGDSTRLQQVMWNLLSNAVKFTPTGGLVEVGLTKVGNKAQITVKDTGKGISADFLPYVFDYFRQADSATTRKFGGLGLGLAIVHHLVELHGGTIEAESQGEGMGATFTLKLPLMPTQPDVHQHSPSLEASLGLHGIQILVVDDDTDTRDFVTFVLEQAGAKVITATSALEALTVLTKSPPDVLVSDIGMPDMDGYMLMRQVRALPPEQGSNIPAIALTAYAGEMNEKQALKAGFQKHVSKPVDPENLIKAIVNLMGVILIRNS
- a CDS encoding chlorophyll a/b-binding protein, with the protein product MTLYPSDKTETAYNGKDRNAGDLGFTPQAELWNGRFAMIGFLAYLLWDLNGYSVVRDVLHLVSY
- a CDS encoding IucA/IucC family protein; the protein is MQNLTQILQPQRWQTVSQKLLAKMLSEFMYEEIIKPEVIEQTSAYTLYHLPLPEGVAYNFQAKKRLFDSYRVIPTSIQRREAGELSPVFNPLQFVLDIHTVVGMTPETTAHLIKELSNTLLADTHIQAKKESQNIDLLNLDYPSLEGEMEGHPWITFNKGRIGFGYDDYLAHAPESKNPVSLFWIAVSGERAQFNAIPGLDYITLIEEELGAENLAQFTAVLQTRNLNPADYYFLPVHDWQWKNIITLLFVEEIATGAIIPLGYSQDKYLPQQSIRTFANISHPRKRYVKLPLSILNTLVYRGLPGERTEIAPLVTEWVKSICDRDSFLKDECRLILPGEIATINYDHPYYSQLSGAPYQYKEMLGCLWRESVLAYTEPEEQPITLASLLHIDGNGKPFVSQLVERSGLTLDEWLSQLFNTILPPLLHYLYRYGVVFSPHGENTILVLKNYVPHRLAMKDFVDDVNISRHPLPELENLTPQLKAILLSEPPEGLCQFIFAGLFICHHRYLSDLLADYHNYPEHTFWTKVRETILNYQSRFPEMQDRYELFNLLAPQFTKLCLNRNRLITYGYADDGDRPHAAAFGKVNNALHTVAQMITTQLA
- a CDS encoding lysine N(6)-hydroxylase/L-ornithine N(5)-oxygenase family protein codes for the protein MSNCVYDIIGIGLGPFNLGLAALLEPITEIKSLFLEQKPKFQWHPGLLIEGATIQVPFLADLVTMAEPSSKFSFLSYLKAKSRLYHFYFWEEFHIPRREYNDYCQWVANQLPNCYFGQQVTKISWDAENKEFLVSGNNFTYRCRNLVLGVGSVPYIPPCFRNVASENIFHSAEFLHQKANCHQAKSITVIGSGQSAAEVFYELLQAQENYGYRLEWHTRSSGFFPMEYSKLGLEHFSPDYIHYFYHLQPEQRDELLTRQGLLYKGISFHTIAKIYDLLYERSVADNYPNVRLLSGVEVKEVEHTDNGYRLTYRHSHQNQPFIHECDRIILATGYHHAIPNFIADIRDLIQWDEKGRYQVNFDYHLSLTQDIPNRIFVQNAELHTHGIGAPDLGLGCYRNSVIINSLTGRDVYPTQQRNVFQQFGVVS